A single window of Hymenobacter sp. APR13 DNA harbors:
- a CDS encoding phosphoribosylformylglycinamidine synthase subunit PurL, with amino-acid sequence MESPQRTIQLLLKPGQHDGEGQRVAEAAHRHLGLHTGRVQSTALYTVRYPLTDQQLRDFATHCLQDPVLHEVALDEFRHGAHYQSYILVAKLPGVTDDEGISAQNALGDFLNEPLDTHTQHIFSKRLYFLEEALPESSLRQLAQELLGNKLINRFEVGPIAQIRDYTPRPGGGAESVTETVRLVDLSDEELLKLSKDNLYALNLEEMRAVRDHYTSIREERQAAGLPQDPTDCELEIIAQTWSEHCKHKEFSALIKYKDVDTGEEFEVDSLFKTYIKDATAEVDRQLRANGNDWLIKVFSDNAGAVRINPESLFVWKVETHNSPSAIDPYGGAITGILGNNRDPLATGIGGARLLFNTNVLCFGNPEFNGTLLSNQLHPRRIFEGVRKGIEDGGNKSGVPTVNGSIVFDDRYAGKPLVYCGTGAVMPMQLAGLDSWEKNIDAQDRIIMAGGRVGKDGIHGATFSSIELDETSPATAVQIGSPITQKLAMDFLLLATRRGLIKCSTDNGAGGLSSSIGELATISGGAVVELERVPLKYPGLRPWEIFVSESQERFSLAVEPAKLDELLALGREMEVELTDIGYFTADGYLDVRFAGEPVAHLDMHFLHDGVPRKVLEAEWSKPTAQEPALAPASDYTDALTRLLGSLNICSRESVIRQYDHEVKGRTIIKPLMGATGQAPQDAAVVRFNFESWEGVAVSNGILPRFGDLDAYHMSAGAFDEAVRQIVAVGGKLPNLSYGDGNFWSVNDNFCVPDSVYDAVGNPDGKHKLAKLVRMCQALRDATAAYCIPLTSGKDSMKNDFKADGVKISVPPTVLYSMTAKLDDVRRTITSDFKQADDMVYLLGETYDELGGSEFYQLFGELGANVPQVRFEQAKALYVLMGEANDQGLIQSCHDLSDGGLAVALAEATFGHGFGAEVELPEGLPVHVQLFSESHSRFVATVAPEDVVAFEQHFGGRATRLGRVTPNGQLTVRHGGQTVVSASTAALRHKWTNGPVNRIIGFGHPETAH; translated from the coding sequence TTGGAATCTCCCCAAAGAACCATACAGCTGCTGCTTAAGCCCGGCCAACACGACGGCGAGGGCCAGCGCGTAGCCGAAGCGGCCCACCGCCACCTCGGCCTGCACACCGGCCGCGTGCAAAGCACCGCCCTCTACACGGTGCGCTACCCCCTCACCGACCAGCAGTTGCGCGACTTCGCCACCCACTGCCTCCAAGATCCGGTGCTGCACGAGGTAGCCCTCGACGAGTTCCGCCACGGCGCCCACTACCAGAGCTACATCCTCGTAGCCAAGCTGCCCGGCGTCACCGACGACGAAGGCATTTCGGCCCAGAACGCCCTCGGCGACTTCCTCAACGAGCCGCTCGATACCCATACTCAGCACATCTTCTCGAAACGGCTTTACTTCCTTGAGGAAGCCCTGCCCGAAAGTAGTCTGCGCCAGCTTGCGCAGGAGCTGCTGGGCAACAAGCTCATCAACCGCTTCGAAGTCGGCCCCATTGCCCAGATCCGCGACTACACGCCGCGGCCGGGCGGTGGGGCCGAATCTGTTACGGAGACGGTGCGCCTGGTGGACCTCTCGGACGAGGAGCTGTTGAAGCTCTCCAAAGACAACCTCTACGCCCTGAACCTGGAGGAAATGCGCGCCGTGCGCGACCATTACACCAGCATCCGGGAAGAGCGCCAAGCCGCCGGCCTGCCCCAGGACCCGACGGATTGCGAGCTGGAAATCATTGCCCAGACGTGGTCGGAGCACTGCAAGCACAAGGAGTTTTCGGCCCTGATCAAGTACAAGGACGTTGATACGGGTGAGGAGTTTGAAGTAGACTCGCTGTTCAAAACCTATATCAAAGACGCCACCGCCGAGGTGGACCGCCAGCTGCGCGCCAACGGCAACGACTGGCTGATTAAGGTGTTCTCGGACAACGCCGGGGCCGTGCGCATCAACCCCGAGTCGTTGTTTGTGTGGAAGGTGGAAACCCACAACTCACCCTCGGCCATCGACCCCTACGGCGGGGCTATTACCGGCATTCTGGGCAACAACCGCGACCCGCTGGCTACCGGCATCGGGGGCGCGCGGCTCCTGTTCAACACCAACGTACTGTGCTTCGGCAACCCCGAGTTCAACGGCACCCTGCTGAGCAACCAGCTGCACCCGCGCCGCATTTTTGAGGGCGTGCGCAAGGGCATCGAGGACGGCGGCAACAAGTCGGGCGTGCCCACCGTGAACGGCAGCATCGTGTTCGACGACCGGTACGCTGGCAAGCCGCTGGTGTACTGCGGCACCGGCGCCGTGATGCCCATGCAGCTGGCCGGGCTCGATTCGTGGGAGAAGAACATCGATGCCCAGGACCGCATCATCATGGCCGGCGGCCGGGTGGGCAAAGACGGCATCCACGGCGCTACCTTCAGCAGCATTGAGCTGGACGAAACCTCGCCCGCCACGGCCGTGCAAATTGGCTCGCCCATCACCCAGAAGCTGGCCATGGATTTCCTGCTGCTGGCCACGCGCCGCGGCCTTATCAAGTGCAGCACCGACAACGGCGCGGGTGGCCTCTCTTCGAGCATCGGCGAGCTGGCAACCATCAGCGGCGGGGCCGTGGTGGAGCTGGAGCGCGTGCCGCTGAAGTACCCCGGTCTGCGGCCCTGGGAAATCTTCGTTTCGGAGTCGCAGGAGCGGTTTTCGCTGGCCGTGGAGCCCGCTAAGCTGGACGAGCTGCTGGCCCTGGGCCGGGAAATGGAAGTGGAACTGACCGACATCGGCTACTTCACCGCCGACGGCTACCTCGATGTACGCTTCGCCGGCGAGCCGGTGGCCCACCTGGATATGCACTTCCTGCACGATGGCGTGCCGCGTAAAGTGCTGGAAGCGGAGTGGAGCAAGCCCACGGCGCAGGAGCCCGCGCTGGCCCCTGCCTCCGACTACACCGACGCCCTGACCCGCCTGCTGGGCAGCCTCAACATCTGCTCCCGCGAGTCGGTGATTCGGCAGTACGACCACGAGGTGAAGGGCCGCACCATCATCAAGCCCCTGATGGGCGCTACCGGCCAGGCTCCGCAGGATGCGGCCGTGGTGCGCTTCAACTTCGAGAGCTGGGAAGGCGTGGCCGTGAGCAACGGCATTCTGCCCCGCTTCGGTGATTTGGACGCCTACCACATGTCGGCCGGCGCGTTTGATGAGGCCGTGCGCCAGATCGTGGCCGTGGGCGGCAAGCTGCCCAACCTGAGCTATGGCGACGGCAACTTCTGGTCCGTCAACGACAACTTCTGCGTGCCCGACTCGGTGTACGACGCCGTGGGCAACCCCGATGGCAAGCACAAGCTGGCCAAGCTGGTGCGCATGTGCCAGGCACTGCGCGACGCCACGGCGGCCTACTGCATCCCGCTGACTTCGGGCAAGGATTCGATGAAAAACGACTTCAAGGCCGACGGCGTGAAGATTTCGGTGCCGCCCACGGTGCTGTACTCCATGACCGCCAAGCTGGACGACGTGCGCCGCACCATCACCTCCGACTTCAAGCAGGCCGACGACATGGTGTACCTGCTGGGCGAGACCTACGACGAACTGGGCGGCTCGGAGTTCTACCAGCTCTTCGGCGAGTTGGGTGCTAACGTGCCCCAAGTGCGTTTCGAGCAGGCCAAAGCGCTCTATGTCCTGATGGGCGAAGCCAACGACCAGGGCCTGATCCAGAGCTGCCACGACCTGTCGGACGGCGGGCTGGCGGTGGCGCTGGCCGAGGCCACGTTTGGCCACGGCTTCGGGGCCGAGGTGGAGCTGCCGGAGGGCCTGCCGGTGCACGTGCAGCTGTTTTCGGAGTCGCACTCCCGCTTTGTGGCCACGGTGGCCCCCGAGGATGTGGTAGCCTTCGAGCAGCACTTCGGCGGGCGCGCCACGCGCCTGGGCCGGGTAACGCCGAACGGGCAGCTGACGGTGCGCCACGGCGGCCAGACAGTCGTTTCGGCCAGCACGGCGGCGTTGCGCCACAAGTGGACCAACGGTCCGGTAAACCGCATTATCGGCTTCGGCCACCCCGAAACCGCGCATTAA
- a CDS encoding phosphoribosylformylglycinamidine synthase subunit PurQ: MEQTPQLPDQHTPPRPQHDDPGHEVVTREGEIVLPGFKSVDPGHESAEPLKSKTEQSEKQATNNEKRVRALILTGFGINCEEEFAAAYRLVGAEATIVHLNQVLHGHVSIHDFDILNFPGGFSFGDDLGSGVVLANKLRYRRNAEGRTLLDDIKEFVAGGKHVLGICNGFQVLVKLGLLPDLSGTVKPEVTLTHNASGRYEDRWVKLTVNPRATTPFLKGLTTLEVPVRHGEGRLIIQDEATRAAIEARGLNCLTYADFDGAPTDVYPFNPNGADLNCAGLTDTTGRVFGLMPHPEAFLSLYNHPDWARRKRATLGLSEEGDGVWLFRNIVEHVQAQATAAAAPSVSHEFSS; this comes from the coding sequence ATGGAACAGACTCCCCAACTGCCGGACCAGCACACGCCCCCGCGCCCCCAGCACGACGACCCCGGCCACGAAGTGGTAACCCGGGAAGGCGAAATCGTGCTGCCAGGCTTCAAAAGCGTAGACCCCGGCCACGAATCCGCCGAGCCCCTGAAAAGCAAAACCGAACAGTCCGAAAAACAAGCCACGAACAACGAAAAACGAGTTCGGGCGCTTATCCTGACCGGTTTTGGTATCAACTGCGAGGAAGAATTTGCTGCCGCCTACCGGCTGGTAGGGGCCGAGGCCACCATCGTGCATCTGAACCAGGTGCTGCACGGCCACGTGAGCATCCACGACTTCGACATCCTGAACTTCCCCGGCGGCTTCAGCTTCGGCGACGACCTGGGCTCGGGCGTGGTGCTGGCTAACAAGCTGCGCTACCGCCGCAACGCCGAGGGCCGCACGCTGCTCGACGATATCAAGGAGTTTGTGGCCGGCGGCAAGCACGTGCTGGGCATCTGCAACGGCTTCCAAGTGCTGGTGAAGCTGGGCCTGCTGCCCGACCTGAGCGGCACCGTAAAGCCTGAAGTAACCCTCACGCACAACGCCTCGGGCCGCTACGAGGACCGTTGGGTGAAGCTCACCGTCAACCCCCGCGCTACCACGCCCTTCCTGAAGGGCCTGACGACGCTGGAAGTGCCCGTGCGCCACGGCGAAGGCCGCCTTATCATCCAGGACGAGGCCACCCGCGCCGCCATTGAGGCCCGCGGCCTGAACTGCCTCACCTACGCCGACTTCGACGGGGCCCCCACCGACGTGTACCCTTTCAACCCCAACGGCGCCGACCTCAACTGCGCCGGCCTGACCGATACCACCGGCCGCGTATTCGGCCTGATGCCCCACCCCGAGGCTTTCCTCTCGCTCTACAACCACCCCGACTGGGCCCGGCGCAAGCGCGCAACTCTCGGCCTGAGTGAGGAGGGCGACGGGGTGTGGCTGTTCCGCAATATTGTGGAGCATGTGCAGGCCCAGGCCACGGCCGCCGCGGCTCCGTCGGTGTCGCACGAGTTTTCATCCTAA
- a CDS encoding phosphoribosylaminoimidazolesuccinocarboxamide synthase, translating to MNTLNHFETPQLELLHRGKVRDSFRAPSGERLIVVTDRLSAFDSVLETPVAHKGAVLNGLAAFWFEKTRHIIPNHVISLPDPNVTLAQEAEPIRVEMVVRHYLTGSMWRGYQQGQRSFSGVTVPDGLTKHQQFPEPIVTPTTKEESDREITPENLVAEGWVTAELYEQMRVKALELFNFASQWMAERGIILVDTKYEFGLRNGELLLIDEIHTPDSSRFWSADDYARNPEAAEQMDKEYVRQWLIAHKQDGQYPRALTPEVSAEATRRYLDIYERITGAPLPTTSDDDMQTRMVSNLVRAGIIQEAI from the coding sequence ATGAATACCCTCAACCACTTCGAAACGCCTCAGCTCGAACTCCTGCACCGGGGGAAAGTCCGTGACTCGTTCCGCGCCCCGTCGGGTGAGCGGCTGATTGTGGTTACCGACCGCCTGTCGGCCTTCGACTCGGTGCTGGAAACGCCCGTAGCGCACAAAGGGGCCGTGCTCAACGGGCTGGCGGCGTTCTGGTTCGAAAAAACCCGACACATCATCCCCAACCACGTCATCAGCCTGCCCGACCCCAACGTGACGCTGGCCCAGGAGGCTGAGCCCATCCGGGTGGAGATGGTGGTGCGCCACTACCTCACCGGCTCCATGTGGCGCGGCTACCAGCAGGGGCAGCGCAGCTTCTCAGGCGTAACCGTTCCCGACGGCCTGACCAAGCATCAGCAGTTCCCCGAGCCCATCGTAACGCCCACCACCAAGGAGGAATCGGACCGGGAGATTACGCCCGAGAATCTGGTGGCCGAAGGCTGGGTGACGGCCGAGCTCTACGAGCAGATGCGAGTGAAGGCCCTGGAGCTGTTCAACTTTGCCTCCCAATGGATGGCCGAGCGCGGCATCATTCTGGTCGATACCAAGTATGAGTTCGGGCTACGGAACGGGGAGCTGCTGCTGATTGACGAAATCCACACGCCCGACTCGTCGCGCTTCTGGAGCGCCGACGACTACGCCCGCAACCCCGAGGCCGCCGAGCAGATGGACAAGGAGTACGTGCGCCAGTGGCTGATTGCCCACAAGCAGGACGGCCAGTACCCCCGCGCCCTCACGCCCGAAGTTTCGGCCGAGGCCACCCGCCGCTACCTCGATATCTACGAGCGTATCACCGGCGCGCCGCTGCCCACCACCTCCGACGACGATATGCAGACCCGCATGGTGAGCAACCTAGTGCGCGCCGGTATCATCCAAGAAGCTATTTAG
- a CDS encoding nuclear transport factor 2 family protein, protein MEASQARQLIDSYLDAYNCFEVEGMLACLHPEVIFENIEEGVVTLRIEGKDAFESRAAETLEWFMERIQHVTAFQFQDDRAVADIWYSAMTAIELPNGVKPGTTFQLVGQSIFTFRDGLIASITDIS, encoded by the coding sequence ATGGAAGCCTCGCAGGCAAGACAGTTGATAGATTCTTACCTCGATGCCTACAATTGCTTCGAGGTGGAAGGTATGCTTGCTTGTCTACATCCAGAGGTCATTTTTGAGAATATAGAGGAAGGCGTCGTAACACTTCGTATTGAGGGAAAGGATGCTTTTGAATCCAGAGCTGCTGAGACACTAGAGTGGTTTATGGAGCGAATTCAGCACGTCACTGCTTTTCAGTTCCAAGATGACCGGGCAGTAGCGGACATATGGTATTCCGCCATGACGGCTATTGAACTGCCAAATGGTGTAAAACCTGGCACCACATTCCAGCTTGTCGGCCAATCCATATTTACGTTTCGCGACGGACTCATAGCTTCCATCACCGACATCAGTTAG
- the purD gene encoding phosphoribosylamine--glycine ligase, translating to MTNSKSIVLLGGGAREHAMAWKLTRDGATVHVLPGNAGIPNSHPHISATDFPAIQAFCQKHGVKLVVVGPEAPLAAGVTDFFQGSDIRVFGPGRAGATLESSKVWSKDFMRRHGVATAMSWQFRSDKMDAARAKATELNGDVVVKFDGLAAGKGVYVCSSVEEAHAALDDLARLHSGWFSFLLEEKLTGPEISIIGITDGNRIRLLSPSQDHKQLLAGDQGPNTGGMGAYCPVPFCDDNVLAAIRTDIVDPTLRGLQNEQFDFNGFLYFGIMLTPQGPKLLEYNTRLGDPEAEVLLPALESSLLELIEATLDGTLQQTVVRQRRGHYVGVVLASGGYPTASFPTGFPITGLDQLHPSILAFHGATKRTENGELVTNGGRVLVLVGHGEELEDAVQHVYREAEKVNFQDVYIRTDIGQRPEPTLAGNW from the coding sequence GTGACAAATTCAAAATCCATAGTACTCCTCGGCGGCGGGGCCCGTGAACACGCCATGGCGTGGAAACTGACCCGCGACGGCGCCACCGTGCACGTGCTGCCCGGCAACGCCGGCATTCCGAACAGCCACCCCCACATCAGCGCCACCGATTTCCCGGCCATCCAGGCTTTCTGCCAGAAGCACGGCGTGAAGCTGGTGGTAGTAGGCCCCGAAGCCCCGCTGGCGGCGGGCGTCACCGACTTCTTCCAGGGCTCCGACATTCGGGTGTTCGGGCCAGGCCGGGCGGGCGCTACGCTGGAAAGCTCCAAGGTGTGGAGCAAGGATTTCATGCGCCGCCACGGCGTGGCCACGGCTATGTCGTGGCAGTTCCGCAGTGATAAAATGGACGCTGCCCGCGCCAAAGCCACCGAGCTGAACGGCGACGTGGTGGTGAAGTTTGATGGGCTGGCCGCTGGCAAAGGCGTGTACGTGTGCTCCTCGGTAGAAGAAGCCCACGCCGCCCTCGACGACCTGGCCCGCCTGCACAGCGGCTGGTTCAGCTTCCTGCTCGAAGAAAAGCTCACCGGCCCCGAAATCAGCATCATCGGCATCACCGACGGCAACCGCATCCGGCTGCTCAGCCCTTCCCAGGACCACAAGCAGCTGCTGGCCGGCGACCAGGGCCCCAACACCGGCGGCATGGGCGCCTACTGCCCCGTGCCCTTCTGTGACGACAACGTGCTGGCCGCCATCCGCACCGACATTGTAGACCCCACCCTGCGTGGCCTGCAAAACGAGCAGTTCGATTTCAACGGCTTTCTGTACTTCGGTATCATGCTCACGCCTCAGGGCCCCAAGCTGCTCGAGTACAACACTCGCCTCGGCGACCCCGAAGCCGAAGTGCTGCTGCCTGCCCTGGAAAGCAGCCTGCTGGAGCTTATTGAGGCCACCCTCGACGGTACGCTGCAGCAAACAGTAGTGCGCCAGCGGCGCGGCCACTACGTGGGCGTGGTGCTGGCCTCGGGCGGCTACCCCACCGCCAGCTTCCCCACCGGTTTCCCCATCACCGGCCTCGACCAGCTGCACCCCAGCATCCTGGCTTTCCACGGCGCCACCAAGCGCACGGAAAACGGTGAGCTGGTGACCAACGGCGGCCGGGTGCTGGTGCTGGTGGGCCACGGCGAGGAGCTGGAGGACGCCGTGCAGCACGTGTACCGCGAAGCAGAAAAAGTGAACTTCCAGGATGTATACATCCGCACCGACATCGGCCAGCGGCCGGAACCGACCCTTGCAGGAAACTGGTAA
- the purN gene encoding phosphoribosylglycinamide formyltransferase, giving the protein MQETGNHSTHKARLAILLSGRGSNMVALVNAVQHGVLQDLAEVAVVFSNVPDAPGLATAAALGCPTASRSSQGRKRAEFDAEVVEVLRQYQPDYVVLAGYMRILSPTFIRAFAGRILNIHPADTHQHQGLHAYEWAFDNRLPETKITVHLVDEGLDTGPILAQHPVDLRGADTLAEVERRGLAVEHRVYAETLAQLIKNQLPEMSVPQAAASTVHSTPLPSGSPSLPERGPGGEASQ; this is encoded by the coding sequence TTGCAGGAAACTGGTAACCATAGCACCCACAAAGCGCGCCTGGCCATTCTGCTGTCGGGCCGGGGCTCCAACATGGTGGCCTTGGTAAACGCCGTGCAACACGGCGTGCTGCAGGACCTGGCCGAAGTAGCCGTGGTGTTCAGCAACGTGCCCGACGCGCCCGGGCTGGCCACGGCCGCCGCCCTGGGCTGCCCCACCGCCAGCCGCAGCAGCCAGGGCCGCAAGCGGGCCGAGTTCGACGCGGAGGTGGTGGAGGTACTGCGCCAGTACCAGCCCGATTACGTGGTGCTGGCCGGCTACATGCGGATTCTGTCGCCCACGTTCATCCGGGCGTTTGCGGGCCGCATCCTCAACATTCACCCCGCCGACACCCACCAGCATCAGGGCCTGCACGCCTACGAATGGGCCTTCGACAACCGCCTGCCCGAAACTAAAATCACGGTGCACCTGGTGGACGAAGGCCTCGACACCGGACCTATTCTGGCCCAGCACCCGGTTGACCTGCGCGGGGCCGATACCCTGGCCGAGGTAGAGCGCCGCGGCCTGGCCGTGGAGCACCGCGTATATGCCGAAACCCTGGCGCAGCTGATCAAGAATCAACTGCCAGAAATGTCAGTTCCTCAAGCGGCTGCTTCAACCGTTCATTCAACGCCATTGCCGTCTGGCTCCCCCTCTCTGCCGGAGAGGGGGCCGGGGGGTGAGGCGTCACAGTAA
- the purF gene encoding amidophosphoribosyltransferase — MCGIVGFYGPDDVAHDIVFGLTALQHRGQDAAGIATFDDNFHLCKGNGLISDVFRPKQLKKLKGNIGIGHARYTTQGSGDAELAQPFTTSYPFGLSMVHNGNVINFRSAAKRLHEKYHVLPKTSNDLELIMYTFASELRLKNLDNLSVIDIFDAVETTQELVKGAYATITIIAGHGLLAFNDPLGIRPLVLGRRETERGPVFAFASESTCFDYLGFEFVENVGPGQAIFIDQNFQVHYKNPQQQPKAFCVFEHIYFAREDSTIHGRLVARERVRLGKMLAKKVIESGIQPDMVIDVPSSGYFSASGLAEAIGVPYRRALVKNNHMGRSFIVSSQAGREDIVKKKLNPIREFVEGKKVAVVDDSIVRGTTSRRIVRILREAGAAEVYFISSAPPIIAPCIYGIDMAMSTELIAANYTEEEICRYIEADKVIYQSVEDLQALFSEEKGHGGSCFACFTGQYPTGDVTKYLRHIQEERQSHRSDKKGSDVIPSVSAKAPEPTEH; from the coding sequence ATGTGCGGAATAGTAGGTTTTTACGGTCCTGATGACGTTGCGCACGATATCGTGTTCGGCCTCACCGCGCTCCAGCACCGCGGCCAGGATGCCGCCGGCATTGCCACCTTCGACGACAACTTCCACCTCTGCAAGGGCAACGGGCTCATCTCCGACGTGTTCCGCCCCAAGCAGCTCAAGAAGCTGAAGGGCAACATCGGCATCGGGCACGCCCGCTACACCACCCAGGGCTCCGGCGACGCCGAACTGGCCCAGCCGTTTACCACCAGCTACCCGTTTGGGCTGTCGATGGTGCACAACGGCAACGTCATCAACTTCCGCTCGGCCGCCAAGCGCCTGCATGAGAAGTACCACGTGCTGCCCAAAACCAGCAACGACCTGGAGCTCATCATGTACACCTTCGCCTCGGAGCTGCGCCTGAAAAACCTCGACAACCTCTCGGTTATCGATATTTTCGACGCCGTGGAGACGACGCAGGAGCTGGTGAAAGGGGCCTACGCGACCATCACCATCATTGCCGGCCACGGTCTGCTGGCCTTCAACGACCCGCTGGGCATCCGGCCGCTGGTGCTGGGCCGCCGCGAAACCGAGCGCGGCCCCGTCTTCGCCTTCGCCTCCGAAAGCACCTGCTTTGATTACCTGGGGTTTGAATTCGTGGAAAACGTAGGCCCGGGCCAGGCCATCTTCATCGACCAGAACTTTCAGGTGCACTACAAAAACCCGCAGCAGCAGCCCAAGGCCTTCTGCGTGTTCGAGCACATCTACTTCGCCCGCGAAGATTCCACCATCCACGGCCGCCTGGTGGCCCGCGAGCGGGTGCGCCTGGGCAAGATGCTGGCCAAAAAGGTTATCGAGTCGGGTATTCAGCCGGATATGGTGATTGACGTGCCGTCGTCGGGGTACTTCTCGGCGTCGGGGCTGGCCGAGGCCATTGGCGTGCCCTACCGCCGGGCCTTGGTGAAGAACAACCACATGGGCCGCTCCTTCATCGTGAGCAGTCAGGCCGGCCGCGAGGATATCGTGAAGAAAAAGCTGAATCCCATCCGCGAGTTCGTGGAAGGCAAAAAGGTGGCCGTGGTCGACGACAGCATCGTGCGCGGCACCACCTCGCGGCGCATCGTGCGCATCCTGCGCGAGGCCGGAGCCGCCGAGGTGTACTTCATCAGCAGCGCCCCGCCTATTATTGCGCCCTGCATCTACGGCATCGATATGGCCATGAGCACCGAGCTGATTGCGGCCAACTACACGGAGGAGGAAATCTGCCGCTACATTGAGGCCGACAAGGTGATTTACCAGTCGGTGGAGGACTTGCAGGCGCTGTTTTCGGAGGAGAAAGGCCACGGCGGCAGCTGCTTCGCCTGCTTCACCGGCCAGTATCCCACCGGCGACGTGACCAAGTACCTGCGCCACATCCAGGAAGAACGCCAGAGCCACCGCTCCGACAAAAAAGGCTCCGACGTCATTCCGTCTGTCAGCGCCAAAGCCCCCGAGCCGACTGAGCATTAA
- a CDS encoding AIR synthase-related protein has protein sequence MSQTSADTNFKATAGYSIEEGNAASKNAYHWAQKTFSTRAGKPGEPAQNLAGGFSNEIRFGAERLGIGSDGIGTKIEVAERLDRYDTLGYDLIAMVADDLIVAGFVPTNLSNIIDVNTLNYEVVDELMRGLHDAAQFSQIAVTGGEIAELGNRIGGYPGAKMNFNWCSTAVGVLHPSLERPLSGANVRAGQAVVALHSPSFRSNGYSLARRALTKAFGDKWHEAPFGELVLSNEELGIGGSEGNNDQLTTANAKTWGEVMLAPSLIFSPGVAAVLDAGLPLHAAAHITGGGIADNFKRVLKNGVGAELHNLFEPLPAMQQLAELAGITPQEAYLYWNMGNGMLLVTEPEQAEAVAETLRTQGYQAQVAGRITPEPGVTLRVEAGELRYDG, from the coding sequence ATGAGCCAGACTTCCGCCGATACCAATTTCAAAGCCACCGCCGGCTACTCCATCGAAGAAGGCAACGCCGCTTCCAAGAACGCCTACCACTGGGCCCAGAAAACCTTCAGCACCCGCGCGGGCAAGCCCGGCGAGCCGGCTCAGAACCTGGCCGGCGGCTTCTCCAACGAAATCCGCTTCGGGGCGGAGCGGCTGGGTATCGGCTCCGACGGCATCGGGACCAAAATTGAGGTGGCCGAGCGCCTGGACCGCTACGACACGCTGGGCTACGACCTGATTGCCATGGTGGCCGACGACCTCATCGTGGCCGGCTTCGTGCCCACCAACCTTTCCAACATCATCGACGTGAACACGCTCAACTACGAGGTAGTAGATGAGCTCATGCGCGGCCTGCACGATGCGGCTCAGTTCAGCCAGATTGCGGTAACGGGCGGCGAAATTGCCGAGCTGGGTAACCGCATCGGCGGCTACCCCGGCGCCAAGATGAACTTCAACTGGTGCTCCACGGCCGTAGGCGTGCTACACCCGAGCCTGGAGCGCCCCCTGAGCGGGGCAAACGTGCGCGCCGGCCAGGCCGTGGTGGCCCTGCACTCGCCCTCCTTCCGATCCAACGGCTACTCCCTGGCCCGCCGCGCCCTCACCAAAGCCTTCGGCGACAAATGGCACGAAGCTCCTTTCGGGGAATTAGTACTTAGTAATGAAGAATTAGGAATTGGTGGTTCGGAGGGGAACAACGACCAACTAACAACGGCCAACGCCAAAACCTGGGGTGAGGTGATGCTGGCGCCCTCGCTCATCTTCTCGCCGGGCGTAGCGGCGGTACTCGATGCAGGTCTGCCCTTGCACGCGGCGGCGCACATCACCGGCGGCGGCATTGCCGATAACTTCAAGCGGGTGCTCAAGAACGGAGTAGGGGCCGAGCTACACAACCTGTTCGAGCCCCTGCCCGCCATGCAGCAGCTGGCCGAGCTGGCCGGCATCACGCCCCAGGAAGCCTACCTCTACTGGAACATGGGCAACGGCATGCTGCTCGTAACTGAGCCTGAGCAGGCCGAGGCCGTAGCCGAAACTCTGCGCACCCAGGGCTACCAGGCCCAGGTAGCCGGCCGCATTACCCCCGAGCCCGGCGTGACGCTGCGCGTGGAAGCCGGCGAGCTGCGCTACGATGGGTAG
- a CDS encoding heavy-metal-associated domain-containing protein, which yields MPTLQFKTSINCANCLRAVTPFLDAEPTVETWRVDTDNPAKILTVEGANPIAEQVMKAVSQAGFDIEPA from the coding sequence ATGCCTACTCTTCAGTTCAAAACCAGCATCAACTGCGCCAACTGCCTGCGCGCCGTCACGCCCTTCCTCGACGCCGAACCCACCGTGGAAACATGGCGCGTGGACACCGACAACCCCGCCAAAATCCTGACCGTGGAAGGCGCCAACCCCATTGCCGAACAGGTGATGAAAGCCGTGTCGCAAGCCGGGTTCGATATCGAGCCAGCGTAG